The following proteins are co-located in the Burkholderiaceae bacterium DAT-1 genome:
- a CDS encoding serine/threonine protein kinase has product MTHTIPYASLTPDCILNAVESLGLFTSGSLLALNSFENRVWQIGMDEGPPLIAKFYRPGRWTDEQILEEHAFAQELAERDIPLVAPLTLNGKTLHHYDSFRFALFPRRGGRPPELEQRDVLEWTGRFLGRIHAVGSSRPFIQRPALNIETFGFASLDTILSTTYLPDSLRQVYEGVARQALSSVIRRFEDAGSVAQLRLHGDCHPGNILWTDAGPHFVDLDDARTGPAIQDLWMLLSGDRQHQTAQLCDLLSGYEDFCEFNSRETMLIEPLRTLRLIHYSAWLARRWDDPAFPAAFPWFDTPRYWEARILELREQIALMDEAPIQV; this is encoded by the coding sequence ATGACACACACCATTCCCTACGCATCGCTGACACCGGATTGCATTCTAAATGCAGTGGAATCACTGGGCTTATTCACTTCTGGCAGTCTGCTGGCACTAAACAGTTTCGAAAACCGGGTCTGGCAGATCGGCATGGACGAGGGCCCGCCCCTCATTGCCAAGTTCTACCGCCCCGGCCGCTGGACGGACGAGCAGATTCTCGAAGAACACGCATTTGCCCAGGAGTTAGCAGAGCGCGACATTCCGCTTGTCGCCCCGCTGACCTTAAATGGTAAAACCCTGCACCACTACGACTCCTTTAGATTCGCTCTATTCCCGCGACGCGGCGGTCGCCCGCCAGAACTCGAGCAGCGCGACGTTCTTGAATGGACGGGCCGATTTCTAGGCAGAATTCATGCAGTTGGCTCATCCAGACCCTTTATCCAGCGCCCTGCCCTGAATATCGAGACTTTCGGATTCGCCTCTCTCGACACCATTCTGTCCACCACCTATCTTCCCGACTCCCTCAGGCAGGTATATGAAGGTGTTGCCCGCCAAGCACTCAGCAGCGTCATCCGGCGATTTGAAGATGCAGGCAGCGTAGCCCAATTGAGACTGCACGGAGACTGCCATCCCGGCAATATCCTATGGACGGATGCCGGTCCGCATTTTGTCGATTTGGATGACGCAAGAACCGGCCCGGCCATTCAGGACCTCTGGATGCTACTGAGCGGCGATCGCCAGCATCAGACTGCGCAACTCTGCGACTTACTGTCGGGATATGAAGATTTTTGCGAATTCAACTCGCGCGAGACGATGCTGATTGAACCTTTACGCACCCTGCGCCTGATTCATTACAGCGCATGGCTCGCCAGACGATGGGATGACCCTGCCTTTCCCGCTGCCTTTCCCTGGTTCGATACGCCACGATACTGGGAAGCACGGATTCTTGAGCTGCGCGAGCAGATTGCGCTCATGGATGAAGCACCGATTCAAGTCTGA
- a CDS encoding TonB-dependent receptor, with protein sequence MVMKIKYLALAVSAIGLTQASFAADAKTETTQKVEKIEVTGSNIKRVNKESVSPITTIDKEQISRSGAGSVLDLMRNLTSAGGNGGELSGAGSFRNGATSVNLRGLPTLVLLNGYRLPSSGSDEYSGQTSVDLNTIPLAAIDHIDVLKDGASAIYGTDAVGGVVNIILRKSYTGTEVNVSHGATTEGGGDLTRAAVTTGFGDRSESKFNVTLTLSAEERKAIHGTDRDWAMEMDRRYMPNGLFNGGVYGSKGSDPGTLSLGGSQRMPDPACAKEHIKAYPDAPEWFAAPNRNACMYAAAEAIDLLKPFKRYSAITSGTWDITPDLSANGQLFVNHYELRAVDSPAWIQDAPRGNVLLVPANNKFNTFGVPVRVRRLFQAEEGGSRSRIDTIWGVGSLTGRLGNFDWTVSAGHGEEKGDIRYFGTFLHDKLQKYLAEGKYNPFGGNNNSAQVIQELTADHAIQTKSVTDFISAKAATELGSLPGGAVGVAVGAEIKQDKLTYNPTQAWRDGAIGIYSVLRGIDGSQKQSAAFTELNLPLLKNLEAQVAARYDHYEFAGNTTNPKIGVRWTPTDNLLIRTTYSTGFRAPTLPQTFNEGRGGFASARDPKRCVPKDVFFGNDCAGSVLSVVTGTRDVKPEKSKNFNLGFVFEPIKNTSFGATYWRITWKDRIENLDSDTVLAGEDGAYKNNVIRQAITAEDQAAYNALTPEQRAKMGPLVGRLKEVRVGLINRSEVFTDGYDLDATTTLRTAESGRFKFYTEATYLARMNSSLLPDDPFINCENDTSCDAGEYQNPRWLAKVGVNWDMGPYQATVAANYVGHYRVSRSPTATINAYYGQYDDGVSVTSSTLFDASFGYTGYRNTVLRFGINNLLDRKPPFYSGSSLGYDSAYGNPRGRYVYGSMTYQFK encoded by the coding sequence ATGGTAATGAAGATCAAGTACCTGGCCCTGGCGGTTTCCGCCATTGGTCTGACCCAAGCAAGTTTTGCAGCTGACGCAAAAACCGAAACCACACAAAAGGTCGAAAAGATCGAAGTGACCGGTTCGAACATCAAGCGCGTCAATAAAGAGTCGGTATCTCCGATCACAACCATCGACAAAGAGCAAATCAGCCGCTCGGGCGCTGGCTCGGTGCTGGATCTGATGCGCAACCTGACCTCCGCGGGTGGTAACGGCGGCGAGTTGAGCGGTGCAGGTTCCTTCCGCAATGGCGCAACCAGCGTCAACCTCCGTGGTCTGCCGACTCTGGTTCTGCTGAATGGCTACCGTCTGCCGAGCTCCGGCTCCGACGAGTACAGCGGTCAAACATCCGTTGACCTGAACACCATCCCGCTGGCCGCCATCGACCATATCGATGTACTGAAGGATGGCGCCTCCGCCATTTACGGTACCGATGCAGTGGGCGGCGTGGTCAATATCATTCTGCGCAAGAGCTACACCGGCACTGAAGTCAACGTGTCTCACGGCGCCACCACCGAAGGCGGCGGCGATCTGACACGTGCAGCCGTCACCACTGGTTTTGGTGATCGTTCGGAATCCAAGTTCAACGTCACTTTGACCCTGTCGGCCGAAGAGCGTAAGGCAATTCATGGTACCGATCGTGACTGGGCGATGGAAATGGATCGTCGCTACATGCCAAACGGTCTGTTCAATGGCGGCGTCTACGGTTCCAAGGGTTCAGATCCGGGCACACTGTCGCTGGGTGGCTCGCAACGTATGCCAGATCCGGCTTGCGCCAAGGAACACATCAAGGCCTATCCGGATGCACCGGAATGGTTTGCTGCGCCCAATCGAAACGCCTGTATGTACGCAGCAGCAGAAGCCATCGACCTGCTGAAGCCGTTCAAGCGTTACAGCGCCATCACCAGTGGCACATGGGATATCACCCCGGATCTGAGCGCCAATGGCCAGTTGTTTGTGAACCACTACGAGCTTCGCGCTGTCGACAGCCCGGCCTGGATTCAGGATGCACCGCGCGGCAATGTGCTGCTGGTGCCAGCTAACAACAAGTTCAACACCTTTGGCGTTCCAGTACGCGTTCGTCGCCTGTTCCAGGCTGAGGAAGGTGGCTCACGCTCCAGAATCGACACCATCTGGGGTGTAGGCTCGCTGACCGGCCGCCTTGGCAATTTCGACTGGACTGTGTCCGCAGGCCACGGTGAAGAAAAGGGCGACATCCGCTACTTCGGCACCTTCCTGCACGACAAGCTGCAAAAGTACCTGGCTGAAGGCAAATACAATCCGTTTGGCGGCAACAACAATTCCGCGCAAGTGATTCAGGAATTGACTGCCGATCATGCCATCCAAACCAAATCAGTCACTGACTTCATTAGCGCAAAAGCAGCTACTGAACTGGGCTCCCTCCCGGGCGGCGCAGTTGGTGTAGCCGTTGGCGCTGAAATCAAGCAAGACAAGCTGACCTACAATCCGACTCAAGCATGGCGCGATGGCGCAATCGGCATTTACTCTGTGCTGCGCGGCATTGATGGTTCGCAAAAGCAATCCGCAGCATTTACAGAACTGAACTTGCCACTCCTGAAGAATCTGGAAGCGCAAGTGGCTGCCCGTTACGACCACTACGAGTTTGCAGGCAACACCACAAATCCGAAGATCGGCGTGCGCTGGACCCCGACAGACAACCTGCTGATTCGCACCACCTACAGCACCGGCTTCCGCGCACCAACCCTGCCGCAAACCTTCAATGAAGGTCGTGGCGGCTTCGCAAGTGCTCGCGATCCGAAGCGTTGCGTACCGAAGGATGTGTTCTTCGGTAACGACTGTGCAGGCTCCGTACTTTCCGTTGTGACCGGTACCCGCGACGTGAAGCCGGAGAAGTCCAAGAACTTCAACCTGGGCTTCGTGTTTGAGCCGATCAAGAACACCAGCTTCGGTGCAACCTACTGGCGCATCACCTGGAAGGATCGTATCGAAAACCTCGATTCCGATACCGTTCTGGCAGGTGAAGATGGTGCATATAAGAACAACGTGATCCGTCAAGCGATTACCGCTGAAGATCAAGCTGCCTACAATGCACTGACACCTGAACAACGCGCCAAGATGGGTCCGCTGGTTGGTCGTCTGAAGGAAGTCCGTGTTGGTCTGATCAACCGCTCCGAAGTATTCACAGACGGTTACGATCTGGATGCAACCACCACCCTGCGCACCGCTGAATCGGGTCGCTTCAAGTTCTACACTGAAGCCACCTACCTGGCACGCATGAACAGCTCGCTGCTGCCTGACGATCCGTTCATCAACTGCGAAAACGATACATCGTGTGATGCTGGTGAATACCAGAATCCACGCTGGTTGGCCAAGGTTGGCGTGAACTGGGACATGGGTCCGTACCAAGCTACCGTTGCTGCGAACTATGTTGGTCACTACCGTGTCAGCCGCTCGCCTACAGCTACCATCAATGCTTACTACGGTCAGTATGATGATGGCGTGAGCGTAACCAGCTCGACACTGTTCGATGCATCGTTTGGCTACACCGGCTATCGCAACACCGTTCTGCGCTTCGGTATCAACAACCTGCTGGATCGCAAGCCACCGTTCTACAGCGGCTCGTCGCTGGGTTATGACAGCGCATACGGCAACCCGCGTGGTCGCTATGTATACGGCTCGATGACCTACCAATTCAAATAA
- a CDS encoding TonB-dependent receptor, which yields MKIKYLALAISAIGLSQAAFAEDADAPKKVEKITVTGSNIKRINVETATPVEVLSKADIAKSGAGSVAELMSQLPSVSADFGTSSNSFSQGAASVSLRGMGEKNVLVLLNGRRIANYAYANYDHSFVDLNSLPLSAIERVEVLKDGASALYGSDAVAGVVNFITKTNYTGTEIQARYGQNTAGDGRENSASIAAGFGDISSEKQNLLVSFNAYYRDPTLDSMHELTKSSDLRKYGGQDGRSTSAFTGSWAQQSDYWFSPIPGCPTDRQAVSDRKTDGVYCRYETRGTTVSVPRAERAGGSAFYTRELNANHTFFAEVGLNRNVTHFDTGYASLGFTDSGNSGKQSRIIDSDMAAYPTYGSGGPLVVARDVYEAGRGSSDLNSNLTRGVAGLKGQLGSWDYETSLAWSQVFNTTVDTKKLLSNAVTDAYVNGGYNPFVAWNERSDVNKLLYTSYRTGKTKLGTFEFKMSNSDLFTLGANPVGFAWGAQMMRDRLEETFDAQALAGNIENMGGNSADGSRTIRSLYGEFSLSPIKQIEAQLALRYDSYSDAGNSTNPKLAVAFRPNDTLLLRGSVTTAFKAPSLSQLNMSPVTSYTQVADWVRCDPLGYVGSDCRYDNKQLTLANKALKPETSTNYSLGAVFQPINALMASIDFFKIKQKDTIETLDAQYVLAHEYLADKKTKDPVYSEMIDRQPRNPGLEAKYPGLHDGRLIGMHLPFMNIGRTETSGYELGLRYTLNAGELGRFTVNEQLSRMLVLKKSYVPELDPTNRLGDLYNPAWRNAARLSWVRGSWSADLVTRTTAGTYDLTDLQNMQEDSKKLSTYSSSDLNVAYTGFRNLVLNAGVQNLTDKQPRFAKAAGAFWDNTSGRYVYVSGTYRLK from the coding sequence ATGAAAATCAAGTATCTGGCCTTGGCCATTTCCGCCATCGGCCTGTCGCAAGCTGCATTTGCAGAAGACGCCGACGCCCCGAAAAAAGTCGAAAAAATCACCGTGACTGGTTCCAACATTAAGCGCATCAATGTTGAAACCGCTACACCGGTCGAAGTTCTGAGCAAGGCTGATATCGCCAAGAGCGGTGCCGGCTCTGTCGCTGAGCTGATGAGCCAGCTGCCATCTGTGTCGGCTGATTTTGGTACCTCCTCCAACTCCTTCTCGCAAGGCGCAGCCTCTGTATCACTGCGTGGCATGGGCGAAAAGAATGTGCTGGTACTGCTGAATGGCCGCCGCATTGCAAATTACGCCTACGCCAACTACGACCACTCATTTGTCGATCTGAACTCGCTGCCCCTGTCCGCCATCGAGCGCGTGGAAGTGCTGAAGGATGGCGCATCTGCGCTGTACGGCTCCGATGCCGTTGCGGGTGTGGTGAACTTTATTACCAAAACCAATTACACCGGCACAGAAATCCAAGCCCGTTATGGTCAGAATACCGCAGGCGATGGCCGCGAAAATTCGGCCAGTATTGCAGCAGGCTTTGGTGACATCAGCAGTGAAAAGCAGAATCTGCTCGTTTCTTTTAATGCCTACTATCGCGATCCCACTCTGGATTCGATGCATGAGCTGACCAAATCTAGCGACCTGCGCAAATATGGCGGTCAAGATGGTCGTTCAACATCGGCCTTTACCGGCAGCTGGGCTCAACAAAGCGACTATTGGTTTAGCCCAATTCCTGGCTGTCCGACAGATCGCCAAGCGGTGTCCGACCGGAAAACCGACGGCGTGTATTGCCGTTACGAAACGCGTGGCACAACCGTTTCCGTACCGCGAGCCGAGCGCGCAGGCGGGAGTGCGTTCTACACGCGTGAACTCAATGCCAATCACACCTTCTTTGCAGAAGTGGGTCTGAATCGCAATGTCACACATTTCGACACCGGATACGCAAGCCTCGGCTTTACAGACAGCGGTAACAGCGGCAAGCAAAGTCGGATTATCGATTCCGACATGGCCGCTTACCCAACCTATGGTAGCGGTGGCCCTCTGGTGGTTGCGCGCGATGTCTACGAGGCAGGACGTGGCAGTTCGGATCTCAATTCCAACCTGACCCGGGGTGTGGCTGGCTTGAAAGGCCAACTGGGTAGCTGGGATTACGAAACGTCGCTGGCATGGAGTCAGGTATTCAATACCACCGTCGACACAAAGAAGTTGCTGAGCAATGCAGTGACAGATGCCTATGTAAATGGCGGCTACAACCCATTCGTGGCCTGGAATGAACGCAGCGATGTCAACAAGCTGCTGTATACATCCTACCGCACGGGTAAAACCAAGCTTGGCACCTTTGAATTCAAGATGAGCAATAGCGATTTGTTCACCCTGGGTGCCAATCCGGTTGGCTTTGCATGGGGCGCGCAAATGATGCGCGATCGACTCGAAGAAACATTCGATGCACAGGCACTGGCCGGCAATATCGAAAACATGGGCGGCAACAGCGCCGATGGTAGCCGCACGATCCGCTCGCTGTACGGCGAATTCAGCCTGAGCCCAATCAAGCAAATCGAAGCGCAGCTTGCCCTCCGCTACGATAGCTACAGTGATGCGGGTAATTCCACCAATCCTAAGCTGGCTGTGGCCTTCCGCCCCAATGACACATTGTTGCTGCGCGGTTCGGTGACAACTGCATTCAAGGCGCCTTCCCTGTCTCAGTTGAACATGAGCCCGGTTACCTCTTACACCCAAGTCGCAGACTGGGTACGCTGCGATCCGCTGGGTTATGTAGGTAGTGATTGCCGCTACGACAACAAGCAACTGACACTCGCAAATAAAGCGCTCAAGCCAGAGACCTCTACAAACTATTCTCTTGGTGCCGTGTTCCAGCCTATCAATGCCCTGATGGCCAGTATCGACTTCTTCAAGATCAAGCAGAAAGATACAATCGAAACGCTGGATGCTCAGTACGTCTTGGCGCACGAATACCTTGCCGACAAGAAAACCAAAGATCCCGTCTATTCGGAGATGATCGATCGTCAACCACGTAATCCGGGTCTGGAAGCAAAATATCCCGGTCTGCATGATGGTCGTCTGATTGGCATGCACCTGCCGTTCATGAATATCGGCCGCACCGAAACCTCGGGCTACGAACTGGGTCTGCGCTACACCTTGAATGCGGGCGAATTGGGCCGCTTCACTGTGAACGAACAGCTGAGCCGCATGCTGGTACTGAAGAAATCCTATGTGCCCGAGCTCGACCCGACCAATCGCCTGGGTGATCTATACAACCCCGCATGGCGCAATGCAGCGCGTCTCTCCTGGGTGCGCGGCTCGTGGTCTGCTGATCTTGTCACTCGCACCACAGCCGGCACTTACGATCTGACCGATCTGCAGAACATGCAGGAGGACTCGAAGAAGCTGTCGACTTACTCCAGTTCGGATCTGAATGTGGCGTACACCGGTTTCAGGAATCTTGTCCTGAACGCAGGTGTACAGAATCTGACAGACAAGCAGCCTCGGTTTGCAAAAGCTGCAGGTGCCTTCTGGGATAACACATCCGGTCGTTATGTATATGTATCCGGTACATATCGCCTGAAATAA
- a CDS encoding CDP-6-deoxy-delta-3,4-glucoseen reductase has product MAKQLTIEPSKQTIAIEEGETILDAAMRAGFNMPYGCRNGACGACKGKVLAGEVRHRDHSTSALNQTEVAAGLALFCCAVPEDDVVIECREIQATKDIQIRTLPCRVEKIDRVSHDVAVLSLKLPTNERLQFLAGQYIDIHTRDGKKRSFSLANAPYVDGILQLHIRLVPGGEFSEYVFSQMREREILRFTGPLGSFFLREDSDKPIIFLASGTGFAPIKSIVEYAIHKGIDREMILYWGARSLADLYMPELAAQWQAEHANFTFIPVLSEPKPEDHWQGRTGFVHEAVTHDFADMSGFEVYACGAPVMVEAAHGGFTGRGLPDDAFFSDAFFMSKDLLKK; this is encoded by the coding sequence ATGGCAAAGCAACTGACGATTGAACCGAGCAAGCAAACCATCGCCATTGAAGAAGGGGAAACCATTCTCGATGCGGCAATGCGCGCAGGATTCAACATGCCCTACGGCTGTCGCAATGGGGCGTGTGGTGCATGTAAGGGAAAAGTGCTGGCGGGAGAGGTACGCCATCGCGATCACTCTACCAGTGCCTTGAATCAGACTGAGGTTGCGGCTGGGTTGGCGCTGTTCTGCTGCGCTGTGCCGGAAGACGACGTGGTCATTGAGTGCCGCGAGATTCAGGCCACTAAGGATATTCAGATTCGAACCTTACCCTGTCGGGTAGAAAAGATTGATCGGGTATCTCATGATGTCGCAGTTTTGTCTCTGAAACTGCCCACGAATGAGCGGCTGCAATTCTTGGCTGGTCAATATATCGATATCCATACGCGTGACGGTAAAAAGCGCAGCTTTTCATTGGCGAATGCACCCTATGTAGATGGCATCTTGCAATTACATATTCGCCTGGTGCCTGGCGGTGAATTCTCCGAGTACGTATTTAGCCAAATGCGTGAGCGAGAGATTCTCCGCTTTACTGGCCCGCTTGGATCTTTCTTTTTGAGAGAAGATTCCGATAAGCCTATTATTTTCCTGGCAAGCGGAACAGGTTTTGCTCCTATTAAGAGTATTGTTGAATACGCCATTCATAAGGGAATCGATCGGGAAATGATTCTCTATTGGGGCGCGCGCTCGCTGGCGGATTTATATATGCCGGAGCTTGCCGCACAATGGCAGGCCGAGCATGCAAACTTTACGTTTATTCCAGTCCTCTCCGAGCCTAAGCCGGAAGATCATTGGCAAGGCCGTACAGGCTTTGTGCATGAGGCTGTCACGCATGACTTCGCAGACATGTCCGGCTTCGAAGTGTATGCCTGTGGCGCCCCTGTAATGGTTGAAGCAGCGCATGGTGGGTTCACCGGACGTGGCTTGCCTGACGATGCGTTTTTCTCCGACGCATTCTTCATGTCAAAAGATTTATTAAAAAAATAG
- a CDS encoding NAD(P)H-binding protein, protein MQRLLIVGCGDVMKRAVPWLTRHFEVYAIARSHTSAQHLRSLAVRPVLADLDQPATLGRLSNLAEVIVHSAPPPGTGMQDGRTRALIAALLKGRSVPRRIVYISTSGIYGDHQGAIIDETARRHTQSGRAIRRVDAEQQLRHACKAKGIELIILRAPGIYAADRLPIDRLRNGTAAINHEEDSYSNHIHADDLAKAVCLALFRGANGRAININDDSAWKMGEWFDRVADYAQQPRPPRASKESIRRLVSPQLWSFMQESRRLTNQRMKRELKLRLAYPDASHLFKLTRKG, encoded by the coding sequence ATGCAAAGATTATTGATCGTTGGATGTGGCGACGTCATGAAGCGCGCCGTTCCGTGGTTGACCCGCCACTTTGAAGTGTATGCCATCGCACGGAGCCATACATCGGCTCAGCACTTGCGCAGTTTGGCCGTCAGGCCTGTGCTTGCCGATCTGGATCAGCCAGCCACGCTGGGCAGACTCTCAAATCTGGCGGAGGTCATTGTTCATTCCGCCCCGCCGCCGGGTACTGGCATGCAGGATGGTCGAACGCGGGCGCTCATTGCCGCCTTACTCAAGGGCAGGAGTGTACCACGGCGTATCGTCTATATCAGTACAAGTGGTATCTACGGCGATCATCAAGGCGCGATCATTGATGAGACGGCCCGACGGCACACGCAGTCCGGTCGCGCCATTCGGCGGGTAGATGCCGAACAGCAACTTCGTCATGCGTGCAAGGCCAAGGGTATAGAGCTGATCATTCTACGTGCGCCGGGGATATACGCAGCCGATCGTTTACCGATCGACCGGCTTCGCAATGGTACGGCCGCTATAAATCACGAAGAGGACAGTTACAGCAATCATATCCACGCGGATGATCTGGCAAAGGCGGTGTGCCTCGCCCTCTTCCGGGGGGCAAACGGCCGGGCAATCAATATCAATGATGACTCAGCCTGGAAAATGGGTGAATGGTTTGATCGGGTCGCGGATTACGCCCAGCAGCCACGTCCGCCAAGAGCTTCAAAAGAAAGCATACGACGTTTAGTCTCCCCGCAATTGTGGTCTTTCATGCAGGAGTCCAGGCGTCTGACGAATCAGCGGATGAAACGTGAACTGAAGCTACGCCTGGCCTATCCCGATGCTAGCCACCTGTTCAAGCTCACTCGCAAGGGGTGA
- a CDS encoding flagellar brake protein gives MDVNSNTIALIPEGVDVSSYMLHSPMEIGHALLALAKKHDLTCVYVDHGKTSFISTIVDVNLKEGHFWFDVSGAERVNQAVTSADRVVFAAAPEGVKIQFVVRGNVSKVTLDSGPAFKAPFPPDMIKLQRREFFRLETPVGKPILCQMLHPDGRMVDMSLHDISIGGLGGWLPQGVHAEVLDHFKDCRLDLGTMGLITVTLEVRSARKVTQRNGNVQVLAGFKFVDLPRNVENILQRFIATLERERHQLLKK, from the coding sequence GTGGACGTCAATTCCAATACCATTGCACTGATTCCAGAAGGTGTGGATGTCAGTTCGTACATGCTGCATTCACCGATGGAAATCGGTCATGCGCTGCTGGCATTAGCCAAAAAGCATGATTTGACGTGCGTTTACGTTGATCATGGCAAAACCAGCTTTATTTCAACCATCGTTGACGTCAATCTTAAAGAAGGCCATTTCTGGTTTGATGTATCCGGTGCGGAGCGCGTCAATCAGGCGGTCACCTCGGCTGATCGTGTCGTCTTTGCCGCTGCGCCCGAGGGCGTCAAGATCCAGTTTGTTGTTCGCGGCAATGTGAGCAAAGTGACCCTGGATAGCGGGCCGGCATTCAAGGCACCCTTTCCGCCCGACATGATCAAGCTGCAGCGTCGCGAGTTTTTCCGTCTGGAAACACCGGTCGGAAAACCCATTCTCTGCCAGATGCTACATCCGGATGGACGGATGGTAGATATGTCGCTACACGATATCTCCATTGGCGGATTGGGCGGATGGTTGCCTCAAGGGGTGCATGCCGAGGTACTGGATCACTTCAAAGATTGCCGACTTGATCTGGGCACCATGGGCCTGATTACAGTGACGCTTGAAGTGCGGAGCGCCCGTAAGGTGACGCAGCGCAACGGTAACGTTCAAGTATTGGCGGGGTTCAAGTTTGTCGATTTGCCGCGGAATGTTGAAAACATCTTGCAGCGCTTTATCGCAACGCTAGAGCGCGAGCGTCATCAATTGCTCAAGAAGTAA
- a CDS encoding SCO family protein produces the protein MWLRVLAIFVACILIGACGQEKPKVSFQSVDITGAAIGGPLVLTGHDGKTHRLEDYRGKVVVLFFGFTHCPEVCPTTLYELSNTMKQLGAAAEHVQVLFVSVDPERDDVATLARYVPAFDKRFVGLTGSPEQIKSVADSFKIVYQKVNGKDPKNYSVDHSAGSYILDREGKIRLFVNYGSGSSVFTHDIAELLRS, from the coding sequence ATGTGGTTGCGCGTGCTTGCCATTTTTGTTGCGTGTATCTTGATCGGCGCATGCGGACAGGAGAAGCCGAAGGTTAGCTTTCAATCTGTCGACATTACCGGGGCTGCGATAGGTGGGCCACTGGTATTGACTGGGCATGATGGCAAGACGCATCGATTAGAGGATTATCGAGGAAAGGTCGTTGTCCTGTTTTTCGGCTTTACCCATTGCCCGGAAGTGTGTCCAACCACCTTGTACGAATTGAGTAACACCATGAAACAGCTCGGTGCGGCAGCCGAGCATGTGCAGGTTCTGTTTGTGTCAGTTGATCCCGAGCGCGATGATGTTGCAACATTAGCCCGGTACGTGCCTGCATTCGATAAACGGTTTGTCGGACTGACGGGTTCACCGGAGCAAATCAAGTCTGTTGCGGACAGCTTTAAGATCGTTTACCAGAAGGTAAACGGCAAAGATCCTAAAAATTACAGTGTTGACCACAGTGCGGGCAGCTATATTCTAGATAGAGAGGGTAAAATCCGTCTGTTCGTGAACTATGGTTCGGGCAGCAGCGTGTTTACCCACGATATTGCCGAGTTGTTGCGCTCCTGA
- the cyoE gene encoding heme o synthase, with translation METVIERRVEAGLIQRLKSFIALSKPRVIMLIVFCAVIGMFLSVKGMPDWGTLAAATVGIGLVAGAAAAINCLVEQKIDAVMARTRARPLPRGQVSTTETLAFAGVFGLAGLAMLHEWVNPLTMWLTLATFVGYAIIYTLLLKPNTPQNIVIGGASGAMPPILGWAAMTGTVSHDAMLMFLIIFAWTPPHFWSLALYRKEEYARAGLPMLPVTHGMAFTQLHVFLYTVILTAITLLPFATRMSGWIYLVSVLLLDGIYLVYAWRIKQQYSDALARRAFRYSILYLTLLFAALLVDHYVPIM, from the coding sequence ATGGAAACGGTAATCGAACGGCGCGTGGAAGCGGGACTGATACAACGCCTGAAGTCATTTATTGCGCTGAGTAAGCCGCGTGTGATCATGCTAATCGTATTTTGTGCGGTCATTGGCATGTTTCTGTCGGTAAAGGGAATGCCAGACTGGGGCACATTGGCGGCAGCAACAGTGGGGATCGGCTTGGTTGCCGGCGCGGCAGCGGCAATTAACTGTCTGGTTGAGCAGAAAATTGATGCAGTTATGGCTCGCACGCGTGCACGCCCGCTGCCAAGAGGTCAGGTCAGCACGACGGAAACGCTAGCATTTGCTGGCGTATTCGGACTGGCCGGATTGGCGATGTTGCATGAATGGGTGAATCCACTGACGATGTGGCTGACGCTGGCTACATTTGTTGGTTATGCGATCATTTATACTTTGTTGCTTAAACCGAACACCCCGCAGAACATTGTCATCGGAGGTGCATCTGGTGCTATGCCGCCTATTCTGGGTTGGGCTGCGATGACGGGCACGGTATCGCACGATGCCATGCTGATGTTTTTGATCATATTCGCGTGGACACCTCCGCATTTCTGGTCGTTGGCGCTGTATAGAAAAGAGGAATATGCGCGAGCCGGACTGCCAATGCTACCGGTGACGCATGGCATGGCATTTACCCAGCTTCACGTTTTCCTCTATACAGTCATCCTGACTGCGATTACCCTCTTGCCTTTTGCGACCCGGATGAGCGGATGGATCTATTTGGTATCGGTATTGCTACTGGATGGCATCTATCTGGTTTATGCTTGGCGAATCAAACAACAGTATTCGGATGCGCTCGCCAGGCGTGCGTTTCGCTATTCGATTCTGTATCTGACTTTGTTGTTTGCGGCACTGCTGGTTGATCACTATGTGCCGATTATGTGA